The following proteins come from a genomic window of Chryseobacterium glaciei:
- a CDS encoding glycosyltransferase family 4 protein, which yields MLNFFKKNRSKEKEVDLLIYDTIFPNPISGFRIAEFTSLLNHYDYSKIIVNPTDYNVINQPESQHISDLKVLKEKSKLVYNKVKIGSTKELINVNTKLFYCVFLNIIYDCLPYLEKSKTNFIFTLYPGGGFNTKDKSALGKLKTVLDSQYFKGVIVTQEFTRNFLIENFNCPTDKIHYIFGGIIPQNSININRKREYKKEDSLNICFCSAKYMDKGLDKGYDIFIEAAKLLLEDNYNVKFSVIGGFNEDDISLGKYSNEFTFYGYKKYEELSEIFLYQDIIVSPNRPFTLSDGSFDGFPLGAVVEAALNGVIPIVTDELNQNSHFTESEVIIIKPKTEDILCAIKKLIQNEHIVRSISQNTQLKFREIYSHENQLNERLKILDKYIYD from the coding sequence ATGCTTAATTTTTTTAAGAAAAATAGATCTAAAGAAAAAGAAGTAGATCTCCTAATATATGACACCATATTTCCAAACCCTATATCTGGATTTAGGATTGCCGAATTCACCTCTCTTTTAAATCATTATGACTATTCTAAAATCATTGTTAATCCTACAGATTACAATGTAATTAATCAACCAGAATCACAACATATTTCAGATTTAAAAGTTTTAAAAGAAAAATCAAAACTGGTATATAATAAAGTTAAAATAGGTTCTACAAAAGAATTAATTAATGTAAATACTAAATTGTTTTATTGTGTTTTTCTTAATATAATATATGATTGTCTGCCTTATTTAGAGAAAAGTAAAACTAATTTTATTTTTACACTTTATCCTGGAGGCGGATTTAATACAAAAGATAAATCAGCATTAGGGAAATTAAAAACAGTATTAGATTCTCAATACTTTAAAGGAGTTATTGTTACTCAAGAGTTTACCCGAAATTTTTTAATTGAAAATTTCAATTGTCCAACAGATAAAATTCATTATATATTTGGTGGAATTATTCCACAAAACTCTATAAATATTAATAGAAAGCGAGAATATAAAAAAGAAGACTCACTTAACATTTGTTTTTGTTCAGCAAAATATATGGATAAAGGTCTGGACAAAGGTTATGATATTTTTATTGAGGCAGCTAAATTACTTTTAGAAGATAATTACAATGTCAAATTTAGCGTAATTGGAGGTTTTAATGAAGATGATATTTCACTTGGAAAATACTCTAATGAATTTACATTTTACGGATATAAAAAATATGAAGAACTTTCTGAAATTTTTTTATATCAAGATATTATCGTATCTCCAAATAGACCTTTTACTTTAAGTGATGGCTCATTTGACGGTTTCCCACTAGGAGCCGTTGTTGAAGCTGCACTAAATGGAGTAATACCTATTGTTACTGATGAGCTTAATCAAAATTCACACTTTACAGAGTCTGAAGTTATTATTATAAAACCCAAAACTGAGGATATTCTATGTGCAATAAAAAAATTAATACAAAATGAACATATTGTACGTTCAATATCTCAAAATACCCAGTTGAAATTCAGAGAAATATATTCACATGAGAATCAACTTAATGAAAGATTAAAAATTTTAGATAAATATATTTATGATTAG
- a CDS encoding DegT/DnrJ/EryC1/StrS family aminotransferase produces the protein MISVTQPFLPPQEEYQKYLDGIWKRNWLTNMGPLASQLEMELKDHLKLKHLLFVTNGTIAIQMAIKALEITGEIITTPFSFIATTSCVVWEGCTPVFVDINPQSLCIDPTKIEDAITEKTSAILATHVYGNPCDVEAIEIIAKKHNLKVIYDAAHAFGVEINGKSIFEYGDISTCSLHATKLYHSIEGGLIITKDSELLKKLSFIRNFGISGFDSFSELGINGKNSEFHAAMGLTNLKYISKIHDKRKSLAALYDEKLKGLKAIKPLWHNKANENFAYYPVILESEELLLKIKAEMDKQEIFTRRYFYPSLASALPYLPKLELPITEDIAKRILCLPFYYDLTLEEIELISRVMLRIQNN, from the coding sequence ATGATTAGTGTAACCCAACCTTTTCTCCCTCCTCAAGAAGAATATCAAAAATATTTAGACGGTATTTGGAAGCGTAACTGGCTCACTAATATGGGGCCATTAGCCAGCCAACTAGAAATGGAACTTAAAGATCATCTTAAGTTAAAACATTTACTTTTTGTCACCAATGGCACTATAGCAATACAAATGGCTATAAAAGCATTAGAGATTACTGGCGAAATTATTACGACCCCTTTTTCCTTTATTGCAACTACAAGCTGTGTTGTATGGGAAGGCTGTACTCCGGTTTTTGTAGATATTAATCCACAGTCTTTATGCATAGATCCTACAAAAATTGAAGATGCTATTACAGAAAAAACTTCTGCTATTTTAGCCACCCACGTTTATGGTAACCCATGTGATGTGGAAGCTATAGAAATAATCGCTAAGAAGCATAATCTAAAAGTAATTTATGATGCCGCTCATGCGTTTGGTGTAGAAATAAATGGAAAATCAATCTTTGAATATGGTGATATATCTACATGTTCACTACATGCAACGAAACTTTATCACTCTATCGAAGGTGGGCTGATTATCACCAAAGATTCTGAGTTACTTAAAAAACTATCATTTATTCGAAATTTTGGAATTTCAGGATTTGATTCTTTTTCAGAATTAGGAATTAATGGCAAAAATTCAGAATTTCATGCCGCAATGGGACTCACAAATTTAAAATACATTTCCAAAATACATGATAAAAGAAAAAGTTTAGCCGCTCTTTATGATGAAAAACTTAAAGGGTTGAAAGCGATTAAACCACTTTGGCACAATAAAGCAAACGAAAACTTCGCATATTATCCTGTTATTTTAGAAAGTGAAGAACTATTATTAAAAATAAAAGCAGAAATGGATAAACAAGAAATCTTTACAAGAAGGTATTTTTATCCAAGCTTAGCCTCTGCACTACCCTATTTACCAAAATTAGAACTTCCAATAACTGAAGATATTGCAAAAAGAATTCTGTGTTTACCTTTTTATTATGATTTAACACTTGAAGAAATAGAGCTTATTTCCAGGGTAATGTTAAGAATTCAAAACAACTAA
- a CDS encoding acetyltransferase — protein MLIIGAKGFAKEVLEICHKNDDVKNLVFYDDINDNIIGLLYEKFPILKNIAEAKKYFKTIDNRFTIGIGNPTLRKALTERFLNIGGKLTSTISSKADIGSYGIQIGPGANILDGVKISNDVNIGEGCIVYYNSIITHDVVIGNFTEISPDVKILGRAIIGNFCQLGAGSIILPDIKIGDNVIVGAGSVVTKNLPDNCTVIGIPAKIINRKKNV, from the coding sequence ATGTTAATTATAGGTGCTAAGGGTTTTGCAAAAGAAGTATTAGAAATATGTCATAAAAATGATGATGTAAAAAACCTTGTATTTTATGATGACATAAATGATAATATAATAGGTCTTTTATATGAAAAATTTCCCATTCTAAAAAATATTGCGGAGGCAAAAAAATATTTTAAAACTATCGATAATCGATTTACAATTGGAATTGGAAATCCAACGCTAAGAAAAGCTCTTACTGAAAGGTTTTTAAATATTGGAGGAAAATTAACTTCTACAATAAGTTCAAAAGCAGATATTGGATCATATGGAATACAAATTGGCCCAGGAGCTAATATATTGGATGGAGTAAAGATTTCGAATGATGTAAATATTGGTGAAGGTTGTATCGTTTACTATAACTCTATTATTACTCACGATGTTGTAATAGGAAATTTTACAGAAATATCGCCAGATGTAAAAATTCTTGGAAGAGCAATAATAGGAAATTTTTGTCAACTCGGTGCAGGATCAATTATTCTTCCTGATATTAAAATTGGAGATAATGTTATTGTAGGAGCTGGCTCTGTGGTTACAAAAAATTTGCCGGATAACTGTACTGTCATTGGTATTCCCGCGAAAATAATTAACAGAAAAAAAAATGTATAA